The following are encoded together in the Candidatus Methylomirabilis oxygeniifera genome:
- a CDS encoding Conserved membrane protein has product MSYSVDVNVLLYASDTSSPKHPEAIRFMEERAFDPDLFCIAWSTLIAYLRIATYPRIFARPLSPSDALGNVESLLSLPRVRTLSEGEDFLDGYRGVTAHFPVRGNLVPDAHLATLLQQHGVGRLYTADRDFRKFDFLEVVDPFE; this is encoded by the coding sequence ATGAGCTATTCGGTAGACGTCAACGTCCTTCTCTATGCTTCGGACACATCCAGTCCCAAGCATCCGGAAGCCATCCGCTTCATGGAGGAGCGCGCCTTCGACCCCGACCTGTTCTGCATTGCCTGGTCCACGCTGATTGCCTATCTCCGCATCGCTACCTATCCGCGAATCTTCGCTCGGCCGCTCTCGCCGAGTGACGCGCTAGGGAACGTCGAGTCCCTTCTCAGTCTACCGCGCGTGCGTACGCTCTCGGAGGGAGAGGACTTCCTTGATGGCTACCGTGGCGTGACCGCCCACTTTCCTGTGCGCGGCAACCTTGTTCCCGACGCTCATCTGGCGACCCTTCTCCAACAGCACGGCGTAGGCAGGCTGTATACGGCCGATCGGGACTTCAGGAAATTCGACTTCCTCGAGGTTGTCGACCCCTTCGAATAG
- a CDS encoding putative Helix-turn-helix, type 11 domain protein (Evidence 3 : Function proposed based on presence of conserved amino acid motif, structural feature or limited homology) yields MSRNDQVIRQWHLLRRLESARGVTIEELTESLPDDYRRHSRTLRRDLEALEASGFPLITERVDGHTRWRLMDGFRHVPTLAFSPTELMALTFSRDLLRPLEGTAIKGALDSALNKATAALPPQGQTYVRQMQDFFSVGLGPHKNYRQHQDTIDRVTQAIAQLRTLQIRYYSASRNATTRREVDPYRLWYVAGALYLIAYCHWRGEVRLFAVDRIRSLTVTDHPYQMPLGFDLEAHVQDALVVMRGQPVTVELLFSKSAAPWVKDRVWHRSQTLTPLRGGRLRMTLSVADTPELVGWILSFGGKVRVLEPAALAARVQDEARRILSGTLA; encoded by the coding sequence ATGTCGCGCAACGACCAGGTGATCCGACAATGGCATCTCCTTCGGAGGCTGGAGTCTGCCCGTGGCGTGACCATCGAGGAACTCACCGAAAGCCTGCCGGACGACTACCGGCGTCACTCCCGCACCCTCCGCCGGGATCTGGAGGCGCTGGAGGCTTCCGGCTTCCCGCTCATCACCGAACGCGTCGACGGCCACACCCGCTGGCGACTCATGGATGGCTTCCGGCACGTCCCCACCCTGGCGTTTTCCCCAACCGAACTCATGGCACTGACGTTCAGCCGTGACCTGCTCAGACCCTTGGAAGGAACCGCGATCAAGGGCGCCCTCGACTCCGCCCTGAATAAGGCCACCGCCGCCCTGCCCCCTCAGGGGCAGACCTACGTCAGGCAGATGCAGGACTTCTTCTCAGTCGGGCTTGGCCCGCACAAGAACTATCGGCAACACCAGGACACGATCGATCGCGTTACGCAGGCGATCGCTCAGCTTCGTACACTCCAGATTCGATACTACTCCGCGTCCCGCAACGCCACGACGCGCAGAGAGGTCGATCCCTATCGCCTCTGGTATGTAGCCGGCGCCCTCTACCTGATTGCATACTGCCACTGGCGCGGTGAGGTGCGCCTGTTTGCCGTGGACCGCATCCGCTCCCTTACCGTCACCGATCACCCCTATCAAATGCCGCTCGGCTTCGATCTGGAGGCCCATGTGCAGGATGCCCTCGTGGTCATGCGGGGGCAACCGGTCACGGTCGAGCTCCTGTTCAGCAAATCCGCCGCCCCCTGGGTGAAGGATCGGGTGTGGCACCGGAGCCAGACCCTGACGCCCCTGAGGGGTGGGCGCTTAAGGATGACCCTCTCGGTAGCGGACACGCCTGAACTGGTCGGATGGATTCTGAGCTTCGGCGGCAAGGTCCGGGTACTCGAACCCGCCGCCCTTGCAGCGAGGGTGCAGGATGAGGCCCGGCGGATTCTCAGCGGGACGCTTGCGTGA
- a CDS encoding protein of unknown function (Evidence 5 : No homology to any previously reported sequences): protein MMEDQLSRASVEGGEAKVNVGNNTLEVYERGRIEIRLAGFHGVTRGKVSGTCFCRPHAIRGMAARRVIPCGRQIGGK from the coding sequence GTGATGGAAGACCAACTGAGCAGGGCTTCGGTCGAGGGCGGGGAGGCGAAAGTTAACGTTGGAAACAACACCCTGGAGGTTTACGAGCGAGGAAGAATTGAAATCCGACTCGCGGGATTCCATGGGGTTACGCGCGGAAAGGTGTCCGGTACCTGTTTCTGTCGCCCACACGCAATCCGGGGGATGGCAGCTCGTAGGGTCATCCCCTGTGGCCGCCAGATAGGCGGAAAGTGA
- a CDS encoding protein of unknown function (Evidence 5 : No homology to any previously reported sequences), whose translation MLSTDLAALYGVEPRVLVQAVKRNLDRFPDDFMFQLTREELTNLKSQIVISSWGGLRRASPYAFTEQGVAMLSSVLRSARAVQVNIEIMRAFVRLRRMVASNAELARRLHELEKKYDVLLFSAIGYAASRVYTGTAATRRGAGCEASGASMRLTVSAENVSSPHWRQTSAGTPSIDTRASLAVVAKVTWAGSSGPPHTGHLLVW comes from the coding sequence ATGCTGAGCACGGACTTGGCAGCCCTCTACGGTGTAGAGCCGCGCGTTCTCGTCCAGGCCGTCAAACGCAATCTCGATCGATTCCCGGACGATTTCATGTTTCAGTTGACTCGCGAGGAGCTAACCAACTTGAAATCACAAATTGTGATTTCAAGTTGGGGCGGTCTCCGGCGGGCGTCGCCCTACGCCTTCACCGAGCAAGGCGTGGCGATGCTATCGAGCGTCCTGCGAAGCGCTCGCGCCGTGCAGGTAAACATCGAGATCATGCGAGCCTTCGTGCGACTGCGCCGGATGGTTGCCTCCAACGCAGAACTGGCTCGGCGTCTACATGAACTCGAGAAGAAATATGACGTCCTACTTTTTTCGGCGATAGGCTACGCGGCATCCAGAGTGTATACAGGTACCGCAGCGACACGTCGGGGGGCTGGGTGCGAAGCGAGCGGCGCTTCGATGCGCTTAACTGTCTCCGCCGAGAATGTTTCCTCACCGCACTGGCGGCAAACCAGTGCTGGCACGCCCTCGATAGACACGAGAGCCTCGCTCGCTGTGGTTGCGAAGGTGACGTGGGCAGGTTCTTCAGGGCCGCCGCACACAGGACATTTGCTCGTGTGGTGA
- a CDS encoding conserved protein of unknown function (Evidence 4 : Homologs of previously reported genes of unknown function), with translation MTDFDQWFQRATGCRPFPYQRRFAEAAELPQLVNVPTGMGKTAMAVLGWLWRRRFCGKEIRKVTPRRLVYCLPMRVLAEQTEGQAKKWLTELKKHYPKEMAQPLNIHILMGGEDEGDWDIHPERDQIIIGTQDMLLSRALNRGYAATRSRWPMQFGLLNKDCLWVFDEIQLMGAGLSTTAQLEAFRRLLPDKDPDAAKNSHGCRSVWMSATLQHDWLKTVDFAPFLHEAPELKFDFKKQIKADGLDEKARKTLEDRWKAKKSLAKAEAAIGDATRLAQEVRNAHKPGTRTIAIVNTVKRACTLFEALKTIANDSSKEGRKSKKTRDLEKGASVPTTSEPGIVLLHSRFRPEDRKKQVNRALAEIKPGEPGTIVVSTQVIEAGVDVSATTLFTELAPWASLVQRCGRCNRKGEDNGNAAVRWIALPPKEADAEKVAAPYQFNDLKEAAEQLKRLVDVGLGSLPNVPMPFSHDHVIRRKDLIDLFDTTPDLAGNDIDIDRFVREVEESDVRVFWRVWDQRKGHEPPPDDAPAPRREELCPAPIGSETNPGFRRFAKEHTGHVWRWNFLDKKWERADASRSAPGQLFLVHADAGGYRADRGWDPDSRDPVEPTPGGTQGEPSEATDDDPLSRIAVWQTIAQHTDELCKEVEEINKTVSINGLEGQALLHAARWHDRGKAHDVFRAALPDGVPDEALIWAKAAGAWKRYSRWHFRHELASALSVLDPRNDNIPNEIRDLVAYLVAAHHGKVRISLRSLPNEMRPDGERRFARGIWDGDGLPATDLGSGVTAPVVKLSLEPMELGLCEQEPFRGLPSWAERMLHLRNTLGPFRLAHLEAILRAADMRASKKAEQQAAGSSEVGR, from the coding sequence ATGACGGACTTCGATCAGTGGTTCCAGCGGGCGACAGGATGCCGACCGTTCCCCTATCAGCGCCGATTTGCGGAGGCAGCCGAGTTGCCGCAGCTCGTGAACGTGCCGACAGGGATGGGGAAGACGGCCATGGCGGTCTTAGGCTGGCTGTGGCGGCGGCGTTTTTGTGGCAAGGAAATCAGAAAGGTCACGCCCCGGCGGCTCGTGTACTGCTTGCCCATGCGGGTGCTTGCGGAGCAGACGGAAGGCCAGGCAAAGAAATGGCTTACCGAGCTGAAAAAGCACTACCCCAAGGAAATGGCACAGCCACTCAACATCCACATCCTTATGGGTGGCGAGGACGAAGGCGACTGGGACATCCACCCGGAGCGCGACCAGATCATCATCGGCACGCAAGACATGCTTCTGTCGCGGGCGCTCAACCGTGGATATGCCGCGACCCGATCCCGCTGGCCCATGCAGTTCGGCCTGCTTAACAAGGACTGCCTGTGGGTCTTCGACGAGATCCAGTTAATGGGTGCAGGATTGTCGACGACGGCCCAGCTTGAAGCGTTCCGCCGTCTCCTTCCCGACAAAGACCCAGACGCGGCCAAGAACAGCCACGGCTGTCGCAGCGTATGGATGTCTGCGACATTGCAGCATGATTGGCTTAAGACCGTGGACTTCGCGCCATTCCTCCACGAAGCGCCCGAACTCAAGTTTGACTTCAAAAAGCAGATCAAGGCCGACGGACTGGATGAGAAGGCTCGCAAGACTTTAGAGGATCGCTGGAAGGCGAAGAAGTCGCTGGCGAAGGCCGAAGCAGCGATAGGAGATGCGACCCGGCTGGCGCAAGAAGTGCGCAATGCCCACAAGCCCGGCACGCGGACCATCGCCATCGTCAATACAGTCAAACGGGCCTGTACGCTGTTCGAAGCCCTGAAGACGATCGCCAATGATTCCTCAAAGGAGGGAAGGAAGAGCAAGAAGACAAGAGACTTGGAGAAGGGTGCGAGCGTCCCCACCACTTCCGAGCCCGGAATAGTTTTGCTGCACTCGCGATTCAGGCCCGAGGACCGCAAGAAACAAGTGAATCGAGCGCTCGCGGAGATCAAGCCAGGTGAGCCGGGCACCATCGTTGTCAGCACGCAGGTCATTGAGGCTGGCGTGGACGTGAGCGCCACGACGCTGTTTACGGAGCTGGCTCCATGGGCGTCGCTTGTGCAGCGGTGTGGGCGCTGCAACCGAAAGGGGGAAGACAACGGCAATGCTGCGGTCCGCTGGATAGCCCTGCCACCGAAGGAGGCGGATGCCGAAAAGGTCGCCGCTCCCTATCAATTTAACGATCTCAAGGAAGCGGCTGAGCAGTTGAAGAGGCTGGTCGATGTCGGCCTGGGGTCACTCCCTAATGTCCCGATGCCCTTCAGTCACGACCATGTGATTCGTCGCAAAGACCTGATCGATCTCTTCGACACCACACCGGACCTGGCAGGCAATGACATCGATATAGACCGCTTTGTCCGCGAGGTGGAGGAGAGCGACGTGCGCGTCTTTTGGCGCGTATGGGACCAGCGCAAGGGACATGAACCGCCGCCAGATGACGCACCCGCACCGCGGCGGGAAGAACTGTGCCCCGCACCAATCGGGAGCGAGACAAATCCCGGCTTCCGCAGATTCGCCAAGGAGCACACAGGCCATGTCTGGCGCTGGAACTTCCTCGACAAGAAATGGGAGAGGGCCGACGCGAGTAGGAGCGCGCCTGGACAGCTCTTTCTCGTTCACGCCGATGCGGGCGGATACAGGGCGGATCGGGGGTGGGATCCGGACAGCAGGGACCCTGTTGAGCCGACACCGGGGGGAACCCAAGGCGAGCCTTCAGAAGCGACCGATGATGACCCGTTGTCGCGCATCGCCGTCTGGCAGACCATTGCTCAACACACGGATGAATTGTGCAAGGAAGTTGAAGAGATTAACAAGACGGTCTCAATCAATGGCTTGGAAGGCCAAGCACTGCTGCATGCTGCTCGCTGGCATGACCGGGGAAAGGCGCACGACGTATTCAGGGCGGCGCTACCTGATGGTGTCCCTGACGAAGCGCTGATCTGGGCCAAGGCGGCGGGAGCTTGGAAGCGGTACAGCCGCTGGCACTTCCGCCATGAGCTCGCTTCGGCCCTGTCGGTGCTCGACCCCAGAAATGACAACATTCCCAACGAGATTCGTGACCTTGTTGCGTATCTTGTCGCCGCGCACCACGGTAAGGTGCGCATCTCCCTCCGCTCACTGCCGAATGAGATGCGCCCTGATGGAGAGCGCCGTTTCGCTAGAGGCATCTGGGACGGAGATGGGCTTCCGGCAACTGATCTGGGCAGCGGCGTGACCGCTCCCGTTGTCAAGCTCTCGCTGGAGCCGATGGAGTTGGGCCTGTGCGAACAGGAACCTTTCAGAGGGCTGCCGTCTTGGGCAGAACGGATGCTCCATTTGCGAAACACACTCGGCCCGTTTCGGCTGGCGCACCTGGAAGCCATCCTCCGCGCGGCAGACATGCGGGCGAGCAAGAAGGCTGAGCAACAGGCGGCGGGGTCGAGCGAAGTCGGGAGGTAA
- a CDS encoding conserved protein of unknown function (Evidence 4 : Homologs of previously reported genes of unknown function), translated as MSDVLVDTSVWLEFFRVRDSPYAAALDQLLEEERVCTSNLIKAEIIPGARTPRQFRELKDYFDALPLAKEPTSLWEEIIDVQFRLKRMGINGISIPDLMIAVVANAAGKAIFTKDNDFRLIQRGLPVTLLEHPT; from the coding sequence GTGAGCGATGTCCTGGTCGATACCTCAGTCTGGCTGGAATTTTTCAGAGTGCGGGACTCCCCCTATGCGGCGGCGCTCGATCAGTTGTTAGAGGAAGAACGGGTGTGCACCAGCAACCTGATCAAAGCCGAAATCATCCCCGGAGCCCGGACGCCAAGACAATTCCGGGAGTTGAAGGACTATTTTGATGCGCTTCCGCTGGCAAAAGAACCGACCTCGCTGTGGGAAGAGATCATCGACGTACAGTTTCGACTTAAGCGCATGGGAATCAACGGGATCAGCATCCCAGACCTCATGATTGCCGTAGTAGCCAACGCCGCCGGCAAGGCCATCTTCACCAAAGATAACGATTTCCGGCTCATCCAGCGAGGCCTGCCGGTAACACTGCTGGAGCATCCCACATAG
- the lpxC gene encoding UDP-3-O-acyl N-acetylglucosamine deacetylase (Evidence 2a : Function of homologous gene experimentally demonstrated in an other organism; PubMedId : 9068651; Product type e : enzyme), which yields MSHQRTLQTLATCKGTGIHTGQSVKMALRPAPANSGVVFKRIDLPFAPTIEAKPAHIVDVHHATTIGKDGMKVRTIEHLMAAFAGTGLDNVLVELDGEEVPAMDGSAAPFVELIRKAGLKRQMVARTYLKIKERLVVETERSSIQIVPSKRLQVIYTMRFDHPLLGEQSAAFNITREMFAREIASCRTYGFLKDIEELRRRNLGLGGSFDNAIVIGEGGVLNGDLRFRDELVRHKVLDLLGDLYLLGRPVVGTIIAHGAGHHLHTRLVREIQRHLDLEYPASVCSGVIERWARPLLQPERSLEVVPS from the coding sequence GTGAGCCATCAGCGAACGCTTCAGACGCTAGCCACCTGTAAAGGAACAGGGATTCATACCGGCCAGTCGGTCAAGATGGCTCTCCGTCCCGCTCCGGCGAACTCCGGCGTCGTATTTAAGCGCATCGATCTTCCCTTCGCCCCAACGATCGAGGCCAAGCCCGCCCACATTGTCGATGTCCATCATGCGACCACCATCGGCAAGGATGGTATGAAGGTGAGGACCATCGAACACCTGATGGCGGCGTTTGCGGGGACGGGGTTGGATAATGTCCTGGTAGAACTCGACGGCGAAGAGGTTCCCGCCATGGATGGCAGCGCTGCGCCGTTTGTCGAGTTGATCAGGAAAGCAGGCCTCAAACGACAGATGGTCGCCAGGACGTATCTCAAGATTAAAGAGCGTCTGGTTGTCGAAACCGAGCGATCGAGCATTCAGATCGTTCCTTCAAAGCGTCTTCAGGTTATCTATACGATGCGCTTCGACCACCCGCTCCTGGGAGAACAGTCGGCTGCCTTCAACATCACCAGGGAGATGTTCGCCAGAGAGATTGCGTCTTGCCGCACCTACGGGTTCCTGAAGGATATCGAAGAGCTTCGCCGTCGCAACCTGGGCCTGGGCGGGTCGTTTGACAATGCGATCGTGATCGGTGAGGGAGGTGTGCTCAACGGCGATCTCCGATTCAGAGACGAGCTGGTCCGCCATAAGGTCCTCGACCTGCTGGGCGATCTCTATCTCCTTGGCCGGCCTGTCGTCGGGACCATCATTGCTCACGGCGCCGGTCACCACCTGCATACCAGGCTCGTACGGGAGATCCAGCGCCATCTGGACCTGGAGTATCCGGCTTCCGTCTGTAGCGGCGTGATTGAGCGATGGGCACGACCGCTGCTTCAGCCGGAACGATCGCTTGAGGTCGTCCCTTCGTAA
- a CDS encoding conserved protein of unknown function (Evidence 4 : Homologs of previously reported genes of unknown function) translates to MRTTMDLPKDLLEEAKKICGTKTMTGTVILSLQKLIQSKKIERLRSLRGRLDLDVDLKRLRKDRTTAH, encoded by the coding sequence ATGAGAACCACCATGGATCTGCCAAAGGACCTGCTGGAGGAAGCCAAGAAGATATGCGGTACCAAGACGATGACCGGTACCGTAATCCTCTCGCTCCAGAAGTTGATTCAGTCCAAGAAGATCGAGCGGCTTCGATCATTGCGAGGAAGGCTCGACCTCGACGTTGACTTGAAGCGATTGAGGAAAGATCGAACCACTGCCCACTGA
- a CDS encoding protein of unknown function (Evidence 5 : No homology to any previously reported sequences): MGKIVSQLLAEALARRTRTPQPPKFQWTSRPMHALVDLSDKEAVYGVLDRDTE; encoded by the coding sequence ATGGGCAAGATCGTGTCGCAGCTCCTGGCGGAAGCTCTTGCGCGGCGGACACGTACGCCTCAACCTCCCAAGTTCCAGTGGACCTCCCGCCCCATGCACGCGCTCGTCGATCTCTCCGATAAAGAAGCTGTGTATGGCGTCCTGGACCGCGATACCGAATGA
- a CDS encoding PHP C-terminal domain protein: MSNLDIAKLFHEIADLLEIQDENIFKIRAYRRAAMNLESLTEEIEAVAARGGLAEIAGIGKDLAAKIQQAIETGRIEYLEELRTAIPRGVVELMAIPGVGPKTTKLLFQQLQVDSVERLETLALQGKLLGLPGIKQKTVDNILKGIQVVKTGRERMPLGRALPLALELVRILETLPEVTQISLAGSLRRMRETVKDLDLLATSTKPATVMAVFTSLPQVAEVLLQGETKATIRHRDGIQVDLRVVEPDCFGAALQYFTGSKAHNIRVRELAVRKGLKVSEYGVFKEATGTRIAGATEEEVYETIGLPYIPPELREDAGEVEAALEGRLPELLTLADLRGDLHAHTNWTDGHHSLETLIETAQRKGYEYIIVSDHSRAATVAGGLSEEKLLEQIGRIRALSKKYTTIRILAGSECDILADGSLDFSDRVLAQLDIVVCAVHSRFKQDRAGMTARIVRALSNPYVHIFAHPTGRLIGERDPYDVDMEAVFAAAKQYDKALEINAQPSRLDLNDHHARRAKELGIKLAISTDTHVLDQLDNMSLGVAVARRAWVEKSDVINAWPVNTLLTWAHKPRPNVA, from the coding sequence ATGAGCAACCTCGACATCGCCAAGCTGTTTCACGAAATCGCCGACCTGCTGGAGATCCAGGACGAAAACATCTTCAAGATCCGGGCCTACCGCCGGGCGGCTATGAACCTGGAATCCTTAACCGAGGAGATCGAGGCAGTAGCAGCGCGAGGCGGCCTCGCCGAGATCGCGGGGATCGGCAAGGATCTGGCGGCCAAGATCCAACAGGCGATCGAGACCGGGCGCATCGAATATCTGGAAGAGCTGCGCACGGCGATCCCCCGTGGCGTGGTCGAGCTGATGGCGATTCCGGGCGTCGGACCCAAGACCACCAAGCTCCTCTTCCAGCAACTCCAGGTCGATTCGGTCGAGAGGCTGGAGACCCTCGCCCTCCAAGGGAAGCTGCTTGGCCTGCCTGGGATCAAGCAGAAGACGGTCGACAATATTCTCAAAGGGATCCAGGTCGTCAAGACGGGGCGGGAGCGGATGCCGTTGGGCCGGGCCCTACCGCTCGCCCTCGAGCTGGTTCGGATCCTTGAGACGCTCCCCGAGGTCACACAGATCAGCCTGGCCGGCAGCCTTCGGCGGATGCGCGAGACCGTTAAAGACCTTGACCTCCTGGCCACGTCAACAAAGCCGGCCACGGTCATGGCGGTTTTCACGTCCCTCCCGCAGGTCGCGGAGGTGCTGCTCCAGGGTGAGACCAAGGCAACCATCCGTCATCGGGATGGGATCCAGGTAGACCTCCGGGTCGTCGAGCCCGATTGCTTCGGCGCCGCACTGCAGTACTTCACCGGCTCCAAAGCCCACAACATCCGAGTGCGGGAGCTCGCGGTCCGTAAAGGGCTGAAGGTCAGCGAGTATGGCGTCTTCAAGGAGGCTACCGGCACGCGAATCGCCGGTGCCACCGAGGAGGAGGTCTACGAAACGATCGGCCTGCCGTACATCCCGCCCGAGCTTCGGGAAGACGCCGGCGAGGTCGAGGCGGCCCTCGAAGGGCGCCTGCCGGAGCTGTTGACGCTGGCCGACCTGCGCGGCGATTTACACGCCCACACCAACTGGACCGACGGCCATCATTCTCTGGAGACACTCATCGAGACGGCTCAGCGGAAGGGATACGAGTATATCATCGTCTCCGACCACTCCCGAGCGGCTACCGTCGCCGGCGGCCTCTCCGAGGAGAAGCTGCTCGAACAGATCGGCCGGATCCGCGCCCTCAGCAAGAAGTACACAACGATCCGAATCCTGGCGGGTAGCGAGTGCGACATCCTGGCCGACGGGAGCCTGGACTTCTCCGACCGTGTGTTGGCCCAGCTTGACATCGTGGTCTGCGCCGTCCACTCACGCTTCAAGCAGGATCGGGCCGGGATGACCGCCCGCATCGTCAGGGCGCTCAGCAATCCCTACGTCCACATCTTCGCCCATCCGACCGGGCGTCTGATCGGCGAGCGCGACCCCTACGACGTGGATATGGAGGCGGTCTTCGCGGCGGCCAAACAGTACGACAAGGCGCTGGAGATCAATGCTCAACCGTCGCGCCTTGACCTGAACGACCACCATGCGCGACGGGCCAAGGAGTTGGGGATCAAGCTTGCCATCAGTACCGATACCCACGTCCTCGATCAGCTCGACAATATGTCCCTCGGCGTAGCCGTCGCCCGCCGCGCCTGGGTTGAAAAATCCGACGTCATCAATGCCTGGCCCGTGAATACGCTGCTGACCTGGGCCCACAAACCCCGCCCCAACGTCGCCTAA
- a CDS encoding protein of unknown function (Evidence 5 : No homology to any previously reported sequences) — protein sequence MRSERRFDALNCLRRECFLTALAANQCWHALDRHESLARCGCEGDVGRFFRAAAHRTFARVVSHQYLYGPFVVSPSTSQPFVLSWSKETAGMLRTGLSNHERNWSTCLTLRQTQGERYIERRVRRTTLGHRINRFEEGEAMEVGVSGIDASNPMLAHQNSSVSVVYHVPSEVRQFPEYLGHDRGMPIRGEEEAETGRSQHSLNKFPRARRRPGLSEHSWMRCHPEEFV from the coding sequence GTGCGAAGCGAGCGGCGCTTCGATGCGCTTAACTGTCTCCGCCGAGAATGTTTCCTCACCGCACTGGCGGCAAACCAGTGCTGGCACGCCCTCGATAGACACGAGAGCCTCGCTCGCTGTGGTTGCGAAGGTGACGTGGGCAGGTTCTTCAGGGCCGCCGCACACAGGACATTTGCTCGTGTGGTGAGTCATCAATACCTTTATGGGCCGTTCGTGGTGAGCCCTTCGACATCTCAGCCGTTCGTCCTGAGCTGGTCGAAGGAAACGGCTGGGATGCTCAGGACAGGCTTGTCGAACCATGAACGCAACTGGTCGACATGCCTGACCCTTCGACAGACTCAGGGTGAACGGTACATAGAAAGACGCGTGAGACGCACAACACTAGGCCATCGGATCAATCGGTTCGAGGAAGGGGAAGCGATGGAAGTCGGTGTCTCGGGTATAGATGCGTCGAATCCCATGCTCGCGCATCAGAATAGCAGTGTGAGCGTCGTGTATCACGTTCCCAGCGAGGTGCGGCAGTTCCCCGAATACCTCGGCCACGACCGTGGCATGCCTATCCGTGGGGAGGAGGAGGCTGAGACCGGGAGAAGCCAGCACAGCCTCAATAAATTCCCACGCGCGCGCCGCCGGCCAGGGCTGTCGGAACACTCGTGGATGCGTTGTCACCCGGAGGAATTCGTATAA
- a CDS encoding conserved protein of unknown function (Evidence 4 : Homologs of previously reported genes of unknown function): protein MKTTLNIDDSVMVLLKREAARQGRTMSELVESALRLMLRAQRRRSGLPPLPTFRSGGHLVDVADRDALYQAMEGR from the coding sequence ATGAAGACCACGCTGAATATCGACGATTCCGTTATGGTCCTTCTCAAGCGCGAGGCGGCCCGGCAAGGGCGGACGATGTCCGAACTTGTGGAGTCCGCGCTTCGCCTGATGCTCCGCGCCCAGCGGAGGCGGAGCGGCCTCCCTCCGCTGCCGACGTTTCGAAGCGGGGGCCACCTCGTGGACGTCGCGGACCGCGACGCTCTGTACCAGGCCATGGAAGGCCGTTAG
- a CDS encoding conserved protein of unknown function (Evidence 4 : Homologs of previously reported genes of unknown function) — MFVSDTNVLIYAADADSPFHRRCHARLQDWRGQTSAWYLTWGILYEFLRVTTHPRVFRQPWPAARAWEFIEAVLASPGLSLLLPTDRHATVVAEVFGELPHLAGNVIHDAHTAILMREHGIRRIYTRDTDFHRFPFLEPIDPMA; from the coding sequence GTGTTCGTCTCGGACACGAACGTTCTCATCTACGCCGCCGATGCGGATTCCCCTTTCCATCGCCGGTGTCATGCGCGCCTTCAGGACTGGCGCGGCCAGACCTCAGCCTGGTACCTGACTTGGGGTATTTTATACGAATTCCTCCGGGTGACAACGCATCCACGAGTGTTCCGACAGCCCTGGCCGGCGGCGCGCGCGTGGGAATTTATTGAGGCTGTGCTGGCTTCTCCCGGTCTCAGCCTCCTCCTCCCCACGGATAGGCATGCCACGGTCGTGGCCGAGGTATTCGGGGAACTGCCGCACCTCGCTGGGAACGTGATACACGACGCTCACACTGCTATTCTGATGCGCGAGCATGGGATTCGACGCATCTATACCCGAGACACCGACTTCCATCGCTTCCCCTTCCTCGAACCGATTGATCCGATGGCCTAG